In Cotesia glomerata isolate CgM1 linkage group LG1, MPM_Cglom_v2.3, whole genome shotgun sequence, one genomic interval encodes:
- the LOC123265760 gene encoding zinc finger SWIM domain-containing protein 8 homolog gives TRVIQKCPWCRAIFRTTIKLAGNLARSPVVVGGSGPGGERPGPGAGSGSGNNHNNNHNNNNHNNSNNNNNNNHGNNHHAGGGAGGNTTTGVDGPQARAIHDWEEALAEADGYSFDDSDRFEEDSLCSWSSEAESLINNWRGWRRPPAGFGISKKSEDKQQVPTLCELSARCVASHIPFELVEHVYPPVPEQLQLRIAFWSFPDNEEDIRLYSCLANGSADEFQRGEHLFRSKSVKDPLQIGFHLSATVNTQVCTGSINNKEPFKVSVTFDRRRITSCNCTCTSAAYWCSHVVAVCLHRIHLPTQVCLRAPVSESLSRLHREQLQKFAQYLISELPQQILPTAQRLLDELLSTQPSAINSYCGAPDPTAGASAHDQTSWYLDEKTLHGNIKKILIKFCVPSPIVFSDVNYLSTTAPPAATEWSSLLRPLRGREPEGMWNLLSIVREMFKRTDRNAIPLLEIITEECMACEQFLVWWFNTKIALLNGTGHGGGKHGSMNNNAHASQHACSSLCDEIVLLWRLAALNPGLSPSEREMLHGQFTAWHMKVIDKVTKSRGTVSHNTQNRNHGGSQKDSLKTDIEVFTGFKPALEACYLDWDEYTLPGITYTAGSNPMYHCPFTCFRHAGDTRTEVNQVNSSAAVLNCQPPNSHHHSRRPHCMGLVDFSYIDRKRLNSRDFPGFCSRNNPGNNAANDGNRSSVSSEGFCENDGDMSNLPAFPLPSQVDLVRREYGELNNCGGDTDSQEGGGSESSSNSNVSLKNAQGSDKHRSNASSETHSDSSDSCINKVTIDPSKCRIAPIAEYRDPQQASTSTASTSKAVPVGCGGNKRDTNECSLAKDPLRRPSKDESSSSSSDSPSGDEYNFYYYDTKAMASMTATEIKDLKNDSHGASASAVLGNLKKTEDPWDILFARAEGLYAHGHTREACILSVKLAEELLSHPPDLMIEVPPVVLKGKRKKQPVNPASHQLTCLASATLAKCAFLCTVLMENFEHHNLAFRVGLFGLEMARPPASTKPLEVKLAHQESELVGLLKRIPLGPAELTMLRQRAEQLRDGILRSRGHALLPIMLASLIFDALNTSLKMKGEWSTLTNEEDENLGFDAAVAALGLKANVSEADHPLLCEGTRRQRGDLAITLLLHYKDEPVKVAKIMDKLLDREIHQLIKTPIVSSYYSSNPPTKSQLANFRRTKMCSSPLTGTDVSGSGDGIAGTSSRPHSSTSAELEAGMSALTVQPQASQPPVSTRTKETRYKCKKVYPSIPNQPSEAGAHFMCELAKTVLLKAGGTSSTSLFTQASTNQNHHGPHRALHMCAFQIGLYALGLHNCVSPNWLSRTYSSHVSWITGQAMEIGAPAIWFLIDSWEGHLTPPEAVSIADKSSRGSDPNMVRAAAELALSCLPHAHALNPNEIQRAILQCKEQSDLMLEKACIMVENTAKGGGVYPEVLFQVAKYWYELYLRHTPGGEQQDDIPHDHLQLDPNGALIVEPGQGHLDLNIGQMMPGPTQTVVVTSTQPPPQPYPPHPTMTTLVPGVGLPYTVGPYSFVHPHHPIPAFGGQMPPHRVALPPTPPHMQMYHAAMPPHQVHPQHQRHPPPVTQPPPVQQYYPQPTVTTVNVHPLPGGHHMFGMQQPMPVNVPQEVPGSIPGHNGMQGPAMVQAQPIISTVRPQPQVHRQSQAFSPQQLRPLVAAYRVGMLALETLARRVHDDRPQAKYARNPPYGEDVKWLLRISKRLGTQCFNQLCMCTVNSIVSPFVLHDVALEAATFHSRSNPTMFLQHLRSALLAPIVHKCQQMYIQCMHHKLYHLMSGEYEEFASIVCAARAAFHITPEGHTQFKEWLQSMKRSPACNKELWAQINAALQSNNK, from the exons acaAACAACAGGTGCCGACTTTGTGTGAGCTCTCGGCGAGATGTGTCGCGTCGCACATACCCTTCGAGCTGGTGGAGCACGTTTACCCTCCAGTTCCCGAGCAGCTTCAGCTTCGAATAGCCTTCTGGAGTTTTCCGGACAACGAGGAAGACATCAGGCTTTACTCTTGCCTGGCTAACGGTAGCGCGGATGAATTTCAACGAGGCGAACATTTATTCCGTTCAAAAAGTGTCAAAGATCCCCTACAGAtag GGTTCCACCTAAGTGCCACCGTAAATACGCAAGTATGTACAGGGTCAATAAACAACAAGGAGCCCTTCAAAGTATCTGTAACATTCGACCGCCGAAGGATAACATCCTGCAACTGTACTTGTACTTCCGCCGCTTACTGGTGTTCTCACGTAGTAGCAGTTTGTCTCCACAGAATCCACTTACCAACTCAAGTATGTCTCCGTGCTCCGGTAAGCGAGTCACTGTCGCGGTTGCACCGCGAGCAGCTCCAGAAGTTCGCCCAATATCTGATAAGCGAGCTTCCGCAGCAGATTTTACCAACCGCCCAAAGGCTGTTGGACGAATTGCTGTCGACCCAGCCGAGCGCGATAAACAGCTACTGCGGGGCCCCAGATCCAACCGCTGGGGCTTCCGCCCACGACCAGACCTCCTGGTACTTGGATGAGAAGACGCTCCACgggaatattaaaaaaattctgataaaattttgcgttCCCTCGCCCATTGTCTTCAGTGACGTCAATTACTTGAGCACGACAGCGCCACCAGCCGCGACAGAATGGTCCTCGTTGCTGAGACCTCTGAGAGGCCGGGAGCCCGAgg GTATGTGGAACTTGCTCTCGATAGTCCGGGAGATGTTCAAGCGCACAGACCGGAACGCGATCCCCCTACTGGAGATCATCACCGAGGAGTGTATGGCGTGCGAGCAGTTCCTCGTCTGGTGGTTCAACACCAAGATCGCCCTGCTAAATGGAACCGGCCACGGAGGCGGCAAGCACGGCAGCATGAACAACAACGCCCACGCGTCCCAGCACGCCTGTTCCTCTCTCTGCGACGAGATAGTCCTTTTGTGGCGGCTGGCGGCGTTGAACCCAGGTCTGTCTCCCTCCGAGCGCGAGATGCTCCACGGACAGTTCACAGCCTGGCACATGAAAGTCATCGACAAGGTGACCAAGAGCCGGGGGACTGTTTCTCATAATACCCAGAACCGTAATCACGGTGGCAGCCAGAAGGACTCTCTAAAAACCGACATCGAGGTCTTCACCGGATTCAAGCCGGCTCTCGAGGCCTGCTATCTCGATTGGGACGAGTACACTCTGCCGGGAATCACTTACACCGCTGGCAGCAATCCAATGTACCACTGTCCCTTCACTTGCTTCCGCCACGCCGGGGACACCCGAACTGAAGTTAATCAAGTTAACTCGAGCGCCGCGGTATTGAATTGCCAACCACCGAACTCTCACCACCACAGCAGGCGACCCCACTGCATGGGTCTAGTTGATTTCAGCTACATAGACCGCAAGCGACTTAACTCCCGAGATTTTCCCGGCTTCTGTTCCAGGAACAATCCCGGGAACAACGCCGCGAATGACGGGAACAGAAGCAGCGTGAGTTCCGAGGGATTCTGCGAGAACGACGGTGATATGTCGAACTTGCCGGCGTTTCCGCTGCCGTCCCAGGTGGACTTGGTGCGTCGGGAGTACGGCGAGCTGAACAATTGCGGCGGAGACACTGACTCGCAGGAGGGCGGAGGCAGCGAGTCCTCCTCCAACAGCAACGTCAGCTTGAAGAATGCTCAAGGCTCGGACAAGCACCGGTCAAACGCCTCCTCCGAGACACACAGTGACAGCAGCGACAGTTGCATTAATAAAGTCACCATAGATCCATCCAAGTGTCGCATCGCCCCGATAGCAGAGTACAGAGATCCTCAGCAAGCGAGCACCTCCACGGCTTCCACCAGCAAAGCCGTACCAGTTGGTTGTGGTGGTAACAAACGAGACACCAATGAGTGTAGTCTAGCTAAGGACCCTTTGAGAAGACCCTCCAAGGATGAGAGCTCGTCGTCCAGCAGCGACAGCCCCTCCGGGGACgagtacaatttttattattacgaCACTAAAGCCATGGCCAGTATGACCGCCACGGAGATTAAGGACTTGAAGAATGACAGCCACGGAGCCAGCGCCAGTGCCGTTCTCGGGAATCTAAAGAAAACCGAGGACCCTTGGGACATTTTGTTCGCACGAGCTGAGGGCCTCTACGCTCACGGGCACACACGCGAGGCTTGTATTCTCAGTGTTAAATTAGCGGAAGAATTGCTGTCGCATCCGCCGGATTTGATGATTGAAGTCCCGCCGGTGGTTTTAAAAGGCAAGCGGAAAAAACAGCCGGTTAATCCGGCGTCTCATCAGCTTACTTGTTTGGCCTCAGCGACTCTGGCTAAGTGCGCGTTTTTGTGCACAGTTTTAATGGAAAATTTCGAGCACCACAATCTGGCATTCAGAGTCGGTCTATTTGGGCTAGAAATGGCGCGACCTCCGGCGAGTACTAAGCCCCTGGAAGTTAAATTAGCACACCAAGAGAGCGAGCTCGTGGGACTGCTGAAGAGGATTCCACTGGGGCCGGCTGAATTAACAATGCTGCGTCAGCGCGCTGAGCAACTTCGTGATGGTATTTTGAGGTCACGTGGCCACGCGTTGTTGCCGATAATGCTGGCGAGTTTGATATTTGACGCGCTCAACACTTCGTTGAAAATGAAAGGCGAGTGGTCGACGCTGACCAACGAGGAGGACGAGAATCTCGGGTTCGACGCGGCTGTAGCTGCTCTGGGGCTCAAAGCTAATGTCAGCGAGGCTGATCATCCGCTTTTGTGCGAAGGCACTCGACGACAGAGAGGAGATCTCGCGATAACGCTGCTTTTGCACTACAAAGACGAGCCGGTTAAGGTCGCTAAGATAATGGACAAGCTTCTAGATCGGGAGATTCATCAGCTGATTAAGACGCCAATTGTCAGCAGCTATTACAGCTCGAACCCGCCGACCAAGAGCCAGCTGGCGAACTTCCGGCGGACTAAAATGTGCTCGTCGCCTTTGACGGGGACGGATGTCAGCGGCAGTGGCGACGGAATCGCCGGAACTAGCAGTCGACCTCACAGCAGCACCAGCGCTGAGCTCGAAGCTGGCATGAGTGCTCTCACGGTCCAGCCTCAGGCTTCCCAGCCTCCGGTTTCCACCAGGACCAAGGAAACGAG GTACAAGTGCAAGAAGGTCTACCCGTCGATCCCGAACCAGCCCTCGGAAGCCGGAGCTCACTTTATGTGCGAGTTGGCCAAGACAGTTCTGCTAAAAGCTGGGGGCACCAGCTCGACCTCGCTGTTCACCCAGGCGTCGACTAATCAAAACCACCATGGTCCTCATCGTGCGCTACACATGTGTGCCTTTCAAATTGGACTCTATGCACTTGGACTTCACAACTGCGTCAGTCCTAATTGGCTCAGTCGGACCTACTCGAGCCACGTATCATGGATCACCGGTCAGGCCATGGAAATCGGCGCTCCGGCAATTTGGTTCCTGATCGACAGCTGGGAAGGCCATCTCACGCCTCCCGAGGCTGTTAGCATTGCAGACAAATCTTCACGTGGTAGCGATCCTAATATGGTTCGTGCTGCTGCTGAGTTGGCTTTGTCTTGCTTGCCTCACGCTCACGCCCTCAATCCCAATGAGATTCAGCGAGCCATTTTACAG tgCAAAGAACAAAGCGATCTTATGCTTGAAAAAGCGTGTATCATGGTGGAGAACACAGCAAAAGGCGGCGGAGTCTATCCAGAAGTACTCTTCCAAGTCGCGAAATACTGGTACGAGCTGTATCTCCGTCACACACCCGGTGGCGAGCAGCAAGATGATATTCCGCACGACCACCTCCAACTGGACCCGAACGGCGCTCTGATAGTAGAACCAGGACAAGGTCATCTGGACCTGAACATCGGACAAATGATGCCAGGACCAACGCAGACGGTGGTGGTGACGAGTACTCAGCCGCCACCGCAACCTTATCCTCCTCACCCGACGATGACGACTCTGGTGCCGGGTGTCGGGTTGCCCTACACCGTAGGACCCTACAGCTTCGTGCATCCTCACCACCCGATCCCGGCGTTCGGCGGACAGATGCCTCCGCACCGCGTGGCGCTGCCTCCTACGCCTCCGCACATGCAGATGTACCACGCGGCGATGCCTCCGCACCAGGTGCACCCTCAGCACCAGCGACACCCGCCGCCGGTGACCCAGCCGCCGCCTGTCCAGCAGTACTACCCTCAGCCGACGGTGACGACGGTTAACGTCCATCCGCTGCCTGGCGGCCACCACATGTTCGGAATGCAGCAGCCGATGCCGGTGAATGTCCCCCAGGAAGTCCCTGGCTCGATCCCCGGTCACAATGGCATGCAAGGACCGGCTATGGTCCAAGCCCAGCCGATTATTTCGACTGTTCGACCCCAACCGCAAGTACATCGACAGAGCCAGGCCTTCAGTCCTCAGCAGTTGCGTCCACTTGTTGCTGCCTATCGGGTCGGTATGCTTGCATTGGAAACTCTCGCCCGCAGGGTACATGACGACAGACCGCAAGCCAAGTACGCGAGGAATCCGCCCTACGGCGAGGATGTTAAATGGTTACTCAGAATTTCAAAGCGCCTCGGCACTCAGTGCTTTAACCAGCTCTGCATGTGCACTGTCAACAGCATCGTCAGTCCATTTGTACTTCATGATGTTGCTCTTGAGGCTGCTACTTTCCACTCGAGAAGCAATCCTACTATGTTTTTGCAGCATTTGAGGTCAGCGCTATTAGCACCTATCGTTCACAAGTGTCAGCAAAT GTACATTCAATGTATGCATCATAAATTGTATCACTTAATGTCAGGGGAGTATGAAGAATTTGCGAGCATAGTTTGCGCAGCGCGAGCTGCTTTCCATATTACACCGGAAGGTCACACGCAGTTTAAGGAGTGGCTCCAGTCTATGAAAAG ATCTCCGGCTTGCAATAAAGAATTATGGGCTCAGATAAATGCCGCTCTgcaaagtaataataaatga